In Vanessa tameamea isolate UH-Manoa-2023 chromosome 25, ilVanTame1 primary haplotype, whole genome shotgun sequence, a single window of DNA contains:
- the LOC113391503 gene encoding trypsin-4-like, producing MSYCSLIYVIVIVLLISPIENRDISVKTQTENRFVQPLVHGGTKISIYKAPYMALYFDVKIGFYCGATIVRRRFLLTAAHCYNPNSKYYVKVGTDTIDGGYRYDIEKIVIHPDFDEATNDNDIAVIKLKTQLTFNKRVQPIKMAPNNIKFKSGVMMTTMGFGATEDEFVSHDLLKVDVPYVSYNDCKSMIRFITNRMICAGGVRGKDACCGDSGGPLIYDDMIVGVVSFGIGCGEELPGVYASIPALRDFIDQTIRDLSKPRINHMFYRT from the exons ATGAGCTATTGTAGTTTAATTTACGTTATTGTTATAGTTTTGTTAATATCTCCCATAGAAAATAGAG ATATTAGTGTGAAGACGCAAACAGAGAACCGTTTCGTCCAACCGCTCGTGCACGGCGGAACGAAGATCAGCATATATAAGGCTCCATATATGGCGTTGTATTTCGACGTTAAAATAGGCTTTTACTGTGGCGCCACCATCGTTCGCAGGAGGTTTCTATTGACAGCTGCTCATTGTTacaa tcctaattcaaaatattatgtcaaaGTTGGCACCGATACTATTGACGGCGGGTATCGATATGATATCGAAAAAATAGTAATCCATCCCGATTTTGACGAGGCAACTAACGACAATGATATAGCCGTTATAAAATTGAAGACACAATTGACCTTCAATAAGCGCGTACAACCAATAAAAATGGCgccaaataacataaaatttaaatctggtGTCATGATGACAACTATGGGATTCGGTGCGACTGAG GATGAGTTCGTATCGCATGATTTATTAAAAGTGGACGTGCCTTACGTTAGTTACAACGACTGTAAATCTATGATACGATTTATTACTAATCGCATGATTTGTGCTGGTGGCGTGAGGGGGAAGGACGCTTGTTGT GGCGACAGCGGTGGACCTCTGATATACGATGATATGATTGTTGGTGTCGTATCATTTGGAATCGGATGTGGGGAAGAGTTGCCAGGAGTTTATGCCAGTATTCCCGCGCTACGTGACTTCATTGACCAGACAATAAGAGACCTCTCTAAGCCAAGAATCAATCATATGTTTTATCGTACTTGA
- the LOC113391505 gene encoding sodium- and chloride-dependent transporter XTRP3 isoform X1: MAAKAEPIGPRNGHELAPLNTRADGSERPHGVTIVLQGSRNSLQRDAPEEDRAAWSGKLQFFLSIIGYSVGLGNIWRFPYLCQQNGGGAFLIPFFIMLILEGIPLFLIEMAIGQKMRLGSLGVWNTIHPWLGGIGIASCVVTLFVALYYNVIITWVFFYLFNSIRLSADQLPWAHCPQDNGTAEAECTKASATVYYWYREALDASPSIEEPGAPRWWIVLYLLLAWIIVFFIVMKGIQSSGKVVYFTSLFPYVVLTIFFVRGITLPGSADGIIHMYKPKLHKLLDPTVWLDAATQVFYSFGLAFGSLIAFGSYNTPNNNCVRDVLLVSVCNALTAIYASVVIFSILGFKAYTMVEKCITKEIKVLAMHHIGGFMLNSTQEYYEEQYPNLPNNVTSALNLTGCAMSKQLDEAAEGTGLAFIVFTQAILKLTPAPFWSIIFFLMLLSLGLGSQIGIMEGMLCTIFDIDFFKRFSKPVITGFVCTICFFVGLIFTTGAGEYWLKMFDSFAGTIGLVVIALLEMIAVIYIYGHEKFSNDIYEMTGYRPGLYWQITWRYVGPFIVSCILLSSLIFMLLNPPTYGAWNAAEGRVEKTPYPSWVLGIAVAMILAGVLPIPVVLLLRRFQCLALDVDIHQGSIRRIETTVSTKEMMSDQDSSDSEQTPRTTDRFEDSSSSDEEILNAKYSTGTGIRLAMKPINYNPNTFKMDVVD, from the exons atggcGGCAAAGGCGGAACCAATTGGGCCAAGAAATGGTCATGAATTGGCTCCATTAAACACGAGGGCAGATGGCTCTGAAAGGCCTCATGGAGTCACAATAGTACTTCAAGGATCGAGGAACTCCTTACAAAGAGATGCTCCAGAGGAAGATAGGGCTGCCTGGTCCGGGAAACTTCAGTTCTTTTTATCCATTATTGGTTATTCAGTAGGGTTGGGCAACATTTGGCGGTTTCCGTATCTGTGTCAACAAAATGGCGGAG gagcATTTCTCATCCCCTTCTTCATCATGTTAATACTGGAAGGCATCCCCCTGTTCCTTATTGAAATGGCGATTGGTCAAAAAATGCGCCTCGGCTCCCTTGGAGTCTGGAACACCATACACCCCTGGTTGGGCGGGATCGGGATAGCCAGCTGCGTTGTCACGCTGTTCGTTGCTTTGTACTACAACGTCATCATCACCTGGGTCTTCTTCTATCTCTTCAACAGTATTCGG CTTAGCGCAGACCAGCTTCCTTGGGCACACTGTCCTCAAGACAATGGAACAGCTGAAGCCGAGTGTACTAAGGCCTCAGCCACTGTCTACTATTGGTACAGGGAGGCCTTGGACGCGTCTCCGAGTATTGAAGAACCTGGCGCTCCTCGTTGGTGGATTGTCCTTTATCTGCTTCTGGCTTGGATTATCGTCTTCTTCATTGTTATGAAGGGTATCCAGAGTAGTGGTAAG GTCGTATACTTTACGTCTTTGTTTCCATACGTCGTATTGACTATTTTCTTCGTCCGCGGCATAACGCTACCAGGGTCAGCTGATGGTATCATTCACATGTATAAGCCGAAG cTCCATAAATTGCTAGACCCAACTGTATGGCTTGATGCGGCTACTCAAGTCTTTTATTCATTTGGTCTAGCTTTTGGATCTCTCATCGCCTTCGGTTCCTACAACACCCCTAACAACAATTGCGTTAGGGATGTGTTGCTTGTGTCCGTATGTAACGCTCTGACCGCAATCTACGCTTCTGTTGTCATCTTCAGCATCCTCGGCTTCAAAGCTTACACGATGGTCGAAAAGTGCATTACCAA ggAAATAAAGGTACTGGCTATGCACCATATCGGTGGTTTTATGTTGAATTCGACGCAAGAATACTATGAGGAGCAGTATCCGAATCTCCCTAACAACGTCACTTCCGCACTGAACCTTACCGGATGTGCCATGAGCAAGCAACTGGATGAG gcAGCAGAAGGCACAGGTCTTGCCTTTATCGTATTCACGCAAGCTATTCTAAAATTGACTCCAGCTCCTTTCTGGTCCATCATCTTCTTCCTTATGTTGCTCTCCCTGGGTCTCGGCAGTCAGATCGGTATTATGGAGGGCATGCTCTGCACCATATTTGACATTGATTTCTTCAAAAGATTCAGCAAGCCCGTTATTACTG GTTTCGTCTGTACCATATGCTTCTTCGTGGGCCTCATCTTCACGACTGGCGCGGGCGAGTACTGGCTGAAGATGTTCGACTCGTTCGCTGGTACCATCGGCCTCGTCGTGATCGCTCTGCTCGAAATGATCGCCGTCATCTACATCTACGGACATGAAAA ATTCTCTAATGATATCTACGAAATGACCGGCTATCGTCCTGGACTGTACTGGCAGATCACCTGGCGCTACGTTGGACCTTTCATCGTTTCCTGCATCCTGCTATCTTCGCTTATCTTTATGCTGCTCAATCCGCCGACTTATGGAGCTTGGAATGCAGCAGAG GGTCGAGTGGAAAAAACTCCATACCCATCATGGGTTCTCGGCATCGCAGTAGCCATGATTCTGGCAGGTGTCCTCCCTATACCTGTGGTGCTTCTGCTGAGAAGATTCCAATGCCTCGCCCTGGACGTGGACATCCACCAGGGCTCTATCAGGAGGATCGAAACCACCGTTTCCACCAAAGAGATGATGAGCGATCAGGAT tcATCAGATTCAGAGCAAACTCCACGCACGACCGATCGCTTCGAAGATTCTAGCAGTAGTGACGAGGAAATTCTAAATGCAAAATATTCAACCGGAACTGGTATACGGTTAGCCATGAAACCGATCAATTATAATCCCAATACATTTAAGATGGACGTCGTTGActga
- the LOC113391505 gene encoding sodium- and chloride-dependent transporter XTRP3 isoform X2 gives MAAKAEPIGPRNGHELAPLNTRADGSERPHGVTIVLQGSRNSLQRDAPEEDRAAWSGKLQFFLSIIGYSVGLGNIWRFPYLCQQNGGGAFLIPFFIMLILEGIPLFLIEMAIGQKMRLGSLGVWNTIHPWLGGIGIASCVVTLFVALYYNVIITWVFFYLFNSIRLSADQLPWAHCPQDNGTAEAECTKASATVYYWYREALDASPSIEEPGAPRWWIVLYLLLAWIIVFFIVMKGIQSSGKVVYFTSLFPYVVLTIFFVRGITLPGSADGIIHMYKPKLHKLLDPTVWLDAATQVFYSFGLAFGSLIAFGSYNTPNNNCVRDVLLVSVCNALTAIYASVVIFSILGFKAYTMVEKCITKEIKVLAMHHIGGFMLNSTQEYYEEQYPNLPNNVTSALNLTGCAMSKQLDEAAEGTGLAFIVFTQAILKLTPAPFWSIIFFLMLLSLGLGSQIGIMEGMLCTIFDIDFFKRFSKPVITGFVCTICFFVGLIFTTGAGEYWLKMFDSFAGTIGLVVIALLEMIAVIYIYGHEKFSNDIYEMTGYRPGLYWQITWRYVGPFIVSCILLSSLIFMLLNPPTYGAWNAAEGRVEKTPYPSWVLGIAVAMILAGVLPIPVVLLLRRFQCLALDVDIHQGSIRRIETTVSTKEMMSDQDVISPESAPPAQLLPDAAAKFTIGDFDGVDSSDERPTRLPTSIVRRPKK, from the exons atggcGGCAAAGGCGGAACCAATTGGGCCAAGAAATGGTCATGAATTGGCTCCATTAAACACGAGGGCAGATGGCTCTGAAAGGCCTCATGGAGTCACAATAGTACTTCAAGGATCGAGGAACTCCTTACAAAGAGATGCTCCAGAGGAAGATAGGGCTGCCTGGTCCGGGAAACTTCAGTTCTTTTTATCCATTATTGGTTATTCAGTAGGGTTGGGCAACATTTGGCGGTTTCCGTATCTGTGTCAACAAAATGGCGGAG gagcATTTCTCATCCCCTTCTTCATCATGTTAATACTGGAAGGCATCCCCCTGTTCCTTATTGAAATGGCGATTGGTCAAAAAATGCGCCTCGGCTCCCTTGGAGTCTGGAACACCATACACCCCTGGTTGGGCGGGATCGGGATAGCCAGCTGCGTTGTCACGCTGTTCGTTGCTTTGTACTACAACGTCATCATCACCTGGGTCTTCTTCTATCTCTTCAACAGTATTCGG CTTAGCGCAGACCAGCTTCCTTGGGCACACTGTCCTCAAGACAATGGAACAGCTGAAGCCGAGTGTACTAAGGCCTCAGCCACTGTCTACTATTGGTACAGGGAGGCCTTGGACGCGTCTCCGAGTATTGAAGAACCTGGCGCTCCTCGTTGGTGGATTGTCCTTTATCTGCTTCTGGCTTGGATTATCGTCTTCTTCATTGTTATGAAGGGTATCCAGAGTAGTGGTAAG GTCGTATACTTTACGTCTTTGTTTCCATACGTCGTATTGACTATTTTCTTCGTCCGCGGCATAACGCTACCAGGGTCAGCTGATGGTATCATTCACATGTATAAGCCGAAG cTCCATAAATTGCTAGACCCAACTGTATGGCTTGATGCGGCTACTCAAGTCTTTTATTCATTTGGTCTAGCTTTTGGATCTCTCATCGCCTTCGGTTCCTACAACACCCCTAACAACAATTGCGTTAGGGATGTGTTGCTTGTGTCCGTATGTAACGCTCTGACCGCAATCTACGCTTCTGTTGTCATCTTCAGCATCCTCGGCTTCAAAGCTTACACGATGGTCGAAAAGTGCATTACCAA ggAAATAAAGGTACTGGCTATGCACCATATCGGTGGTTTTATGTTGAATTCGACGCAAGAATACTATGAGGAGCAGTATCCGAATCTCCCTAACAACGTCACTTCCGCACTGAACCTTACCGGATGTGCCATGAGCAAGCAACTGGATGAG gcAGCAGAAGGCACAGGTCTTGCCTTTATCGTATTCACGCAAGCTATTCTAAAATTGACTCCAGCTCCTTTCTGGTCCATCATCTTCTTCCTTATGTTGCTCTCCCTGGGTCTCGGCAGTCAGATCGGTATTATGGAGGGCATGCTCTGCACCATATTTGACATTGATTTCTTCAAAAGATTCAGCAAGCCCGTTATTACTG GTTTCGTCTGTACCATATGCTTCTTCGTGGGCCTCATCTTCACGACTGGCGCGGGCGAGTACTGGCTGAAGATGTTCGACTCGTTCGCTGGTACCATCGGCCTCGTCGTGATCGCTCTGCTCGAAATGATCGCCGTCATCTACATCTACGGACATGAAAA ATTCTCTAATGATATCTACGAAATGACCGGCTATCGTCCTGGACTGTACTGGCAGATCACCTGGCGCTACGTTGGACCTTTCATCGTTTCCTGCATCCTGCTATCTTCGCTTATCTTTATGCTGCTCAATCCGCCGACTTATGGAGCTTGGAATGCAGCAGAG GGTCGAGTGGAAAAAACTCCATACCCATCATGGGTTCTCGGCATCGCAGTAGCCATGATTCTGGCAGGTGTCCTCCCTATACCTGTGGTGCTTCTGCTGAGAAGATTCCAATGCCTCGCCCTGGACGTGGACATCCACCAGGGCTCTATCAGGAGGATCGAAACCACCGTTTCCACCAAAGAGATGATGAGCGATCAGGAT GTTATATCGCCGGAGAGCGCACCGCCAGCTCAGCTGCTGCCAGACGCGGCCGCCAAGTTCACCATCGGCGACTTCGAT GGTGTGGACAGCAGTGACGAGAGACCGACCAGACTTCCCACCAGCATCGTGCGACGTCCCAAGAAATAA
- the LOC113391505 gene encoding sodium- and chloride-dependent transporter XTRP3 isoform X3: MAAKAEPIGPRNGHELAPLNTRADGSERPHGVTIVLQGSRNSLQRDAPEEDRAAWSGKLQFFLSIIGYSVGLGNIWRFPYLCQQNGGGAFLIPFFIMLILEGIPLFLIEMAIGQKMRLGSLGVWNTIHPWLGGIGIASCVVTLFVALYYNVIITWVFFYLFNSIRLSADQLPWAHCPQDNGTAEAECTKASATVYYWYREALDASPSIEEPGAPRWWIVLYLLLAWIIVFFIVMKGIQSSGKVVYFTSLFPYVVLTIFFVRGITLPGSADGIIHMYKPKLHKLLDPTVWLDAATQVFYSFGLAFGSLIAFGSYNTPNNNCVRDVLLVSVCNALTAIYASVVIFSILGFKAYTMVEKCITKEIKVLAMHHIGGFMLNSTQEYYEEQYPNLPNNVTSALNLTGCAMSKQLDEAAEGTGLAFIVFTQAILKLTPAPFWSIIFFLMLLSLGLGSQIGIMEGMLCTIFDIDFFKRFSKPVITGFVCTICFFVGLIFTTGAGEYWLKMFDSFAGTIGLVVIALLEMIAVIYIYGHEKFSNDIYEMTGYRPGLYWQITWRYVGPFIVSCILLSSLIFMLLNPPTYGAWNAAEGRVEKTPYPSWVLGIAVAMILAGVLPIPVVLLLRRFQCLALDVDIHQGSIRRIETTVSTKEMMSDQDGVDSSDERPTRLPTSIVRRPKK, from the exons atggcGGCAAAGGCGGAACCAATTGGGCCAAGAAATGGTCATGAATTGGCTCCATTAAACACGAGGGCAGATGGCTCTGAAAGGCCTCATGGAGTCACAATAGTACTTCAAGGATCGAGGAACTCCTTACAAAGAGATGCTCCAGAGGAAGATAGGGCTGCCTGGTCCGGGAAACTTCAGTTCTTTTTATCCATTATTGGTTATTCAGTAGGGTTGGGCAACATTTGGCGGTTTCCGTATCTGTGTCAACAAAATGGCGGAG gagcATTTCTCATCCCCTTCTTCATCATGTTAATACTGGAAGGCATCCCCCTGTTCCTTATTGAAATGGCGATTGGTCAAAAAATGCGCCTCGGCTCCCTTGGAGTCTGGAACACCATACACCCCTGGTTGGGCGGGATCGGGATAGCCAGCTGCGTTGTCACGCTGTTCGTTGCTTTGTACTACAACGTCATCATCACCTGGGTCTTCTTCTATCTCTTCAACAGTATTCGG CTTAGCGCAGACCAGCTTCCTTGGGCACACTGTCCTCAAGACAATGGAACAGCTGAAGCCGAGTGTACTAAGGCCTCAGCCACTGTCTACTATTGGTACAGGGAGGCCTTGGACGCGTCTCCGAGTATTGAAGAACCTGGCGCTCCTCGTTGGTGGATTGTCCTTTATCTGCTTCTGGCTTGGATTATCGTCTTCTTCATTGTTATGAAGGGTATCCAGAGTAGTGGTAAG GTCGTATACTTTACGTCTTTGTTTCCATACGTCGTATTGACTATTTTCTTCGTCCGCGGCATAACGCTACCAGGGTCAGCTGATGGTATCATTCACATGTATAAGCCGAAG cTCCATAAATTGCTAGACCCAACTGTATGGCTTGATGCGGCTACTCAAGTCTTTTATTCATTTGGTCTAGCTTTTGGATCTCTCATCGCCTTCGGTTCCTACAACACCCCTAACAACAATTGCGTTAGGGATGTGTTGCTTGTGTCCGTATGTAACGCTCTGACCGCAATCTACGCTTCTGTTGTCATCTTCAGCATCCTCGGCTTCAAAGCTTACACGATGGTCGAAAAGTGCATTACCAA ggAAATAAAGGTACTGGCTATGCACCATATCGGTGGTTTTATGTTGAATTCGACGCAAGAATACTATGAGGAGCAGTATCCGAATCTCCCTAACAACGTCACTTCCGCACTGAACCTTACCGGATGTGCCATGAGCAAGCAACTGGATGAG gcAGCAGAAGGCACAGGTCTTGCCTTTATCGTATTCACGCAAGCTATTCTAAAATTGACTCCAGCTCCTTTCTGGTCCATCATCTTCTTCCTTATGTTGCTCTCCCTGGGTCTCGGCAGTCAGATCGGTATTATGGAGGGCATGCTCTGCACCATATTTGACATTGATTTCTTCAAAAGATTCAGCAAGCCCGTTATTACTG GTTTCGTCTGTACCATATGCTTCTTCGTGGGCCTCATCTTCACGACTGGCGCGGGCGAGTACTGGCTGAAGATGTTCGACTCGTTCGCTGGTACCATCGGCCTCGTCGTGATCGCTCTGCTCGAAATGATCGCCGTCATCTACATCTACGGACATGAAAA ATTCTCTAATGATATCTACGAAATGACCGGCTATCGTCCTGGACTGTACTGGCAGATCACCTGGCGCTACGTTGGACCTTTCATCGTTTCCTGCATCCTGCTATCTTCGCTTATCTTTATGCTGCTCAATCCGCCGACTTATGGAGCTTGGAATGCAGCAGAG GGTCGAGTGGAAAAAACTCCATACCCATCATGGGTTCTCGGCATCGCAGTAGCCATGATTCTGGCAGGTGTCCTCCCTATACCTGTGGTGCTTCTGCTGAGAAGATTCCAATGCCTCGCCCTGGACGTGGACATCCACCAGGGCTCTATCAGGAGGATCGAAACCACCGTTTCCACCAAAGAGATGATGAGCGATCAGGAT GGTGTGGACAGCAGTGACGAGAGACCGACCAGACTTCCCACCAGCATCGTGCGACGTCCCAAGAAATAA